The following DNA comes from Musa acuminata AAA Group cultivar baxijiao chromosome BXJ1-4, Cavendish_Baxijiao_AAA, whole genome shotgun sequence.
ACATCTAATATGGTTTTATGCTAGTTGCTAGTGACATAACGTGATCTTTCATCTTTTACATCTAGACTTGAGATCGTCATAAGTAGTGTTTCAATAAACCTTAAATAATATAACTTATTTCATAAACTAAACCTCGGAGAAGAAATGCACCTAAATGATTCACTGCGGCACGCCGTTCACAGCCTCGACCTTAATCTTTCCCAATGATTTTTCATATATTAAAGTGCGCATGTCACTCTTTTTGTCTAACATTTAAattagaaaattgatgaaaaaaggaAACTTGCAATTGTAGTAAATTAATATTTGAAGCAATGGGAATTAGAAACTTGATGAAAAAATGGCAATTTGCAACTGTAGTAAATAAATGCTAAAAGCAACAGAGGCATTTCAGTCCACACGCTCACCTCCTCCTGCAATCCAACCAAAGGAAATAAACGAACAAAAGGAATCGTGAGGATTGAAGTCCACCTCCAATCCACCTTGTTTCTCTTTTGGTTTGTCATATCACAAGCTCAAAACAGGACACAACTCTTATCTGAACCGAGAAAATTGATCTGAAAACACATTGGCGGAATGTGTCGTCTTAATCCATTCAATGAAAGAGCCTCCTATCGGTTAAAGAATGTATAGCTTAGTCAGGACTATATCGACTTGCCACCCATCAGATTGAATCATGCTTTGAGAAATACAAACTTTGAGAAATGTTGTTCAGAGAAGATGCATGAACATGAGAAATGTTCGTCAGATGGTGGCTTGGATTTCCCGGGACTTACTGTCGCAATCTAACAATCCGTGAGTCAATTCCATGACTAGTATGGCAAGAAAGAGACATGCCTTTTGTCTATTCATATTACTCGCATGGTGGCTACGCATATGATTAGATGTATGTAAGGTGGACAAATCTTGGGACAAGACGGTTCACATCTGCCTCTCTTTCCTGGAAGCTGCAGAAGTGGCATCGTCATACACCGATCTTTTCTCACGTTGGCAATTTGTTGTCATTATTGTATAAATAGCTGCAGTGGGGGATGAAGAGGCCTCGTGCTCTCCTGCAAAGCCTGTTGAATCGgtgagagaagaaaaggaagataaggAGAGAGACAGGGAACGAAGGAAGGGAGGAGGAGTCTCCGGGCAACATGGTGAGAGCACCTTGCTGCGAGAAGATGGGGCTGAAGAGGGGGTCATGGACTCCGGAGGAGGACCAGATTTTAGTAGCTTACATCCGGCAGCACGGTCATGGGAACTGGCGAGCTCTGCCGAAACAAGCCGGTGAGTAAGAAGAAGCATTTGAAGAATGGAGTTTGGTTATATGCTTTTACTGCTACCGTCTATCCCAACAAATCCTGGAGTAAGTAAGCTTCTCTTCTGTGTTACCACTCAGGGCTTCTGAGGTGTGGGAAGAGCTGCAGACTCCGGTGGGTGAACTACCTGCGACCTGACATCAAACGAGGCAACTTCaccaaggaagaagaggagacgatCATTAGATTGCATGAGGACTACGGGAACAGGTAGCTAGACAAGCTCCCTCCATCATCCATAAGAGATCTCGTCATAGAAAGATTTGCTGTACTTCATCACCGAGATCTCCTGCGGTGCGGTGATTAATGTTTCTCTTGTCAATAGATGGTCTGCGATTGCCACGAAGCTACCTGGCAGAACTGATAACGAGATCAAGAACGTGTGGCACACCCACTTGAAGAAGCTCGTCAGCCCCAGCATGCCATCCACACCAGTAAAGAAGAAGACGAAAAAGAAGTCATCGGAGCCTATTACAACCATGCCACCGGACACAGGCTCGGAGAACACAGGATGCAGATTTATGAGCGTGTCACCAGAACAATCACCTTGCGACTTCTCATCCTGTGCCACAGACTCATCGACGGAGTCGGGAGAGATCAGCGACGGtggcaaagagggaagcttttgCTCGGAGAAATTCTCGGAGATTGATGAAAGCTTTTGGTTGGAGGAGTGGTCGATGGATGACCGTGCGGCTTCCGTGAGCTTTACAGGACTAGCGATCCCTCCTTCGCCCTCCATCGGTGAGCAGTTGGACCTGCTCGGTGCATCTGACAGCGGCGACAAGGATTTTTGGCTGCGGGTGTTCATGGGAGCTGGAGATTTGCAGGAACTGTCACAAATCTAGCAGATGATGATTTGCGTGTTAAATTCCTCCGAAATCAACTGTTTCGGCGCAAAATTGCAGATAAAATTCTTTAAAGATTATTTCGTTGGTGGCAAATTGATTGTCCAAGATTAGATAGAGGATATTGCTGCTAGAGACTTGTGTTCCTGTTTTCTTTCGAATGAAAAGAAGGGGCGAAGCAGATAATAGAAATAGCTAAAAgaggacacagagagagagagagagagagaaagatgtcATTTTGCTAAAAACAACATAGAATTTGCTATTTCAGAATTCTAAATCTAAAAAAACTTAGAATTTTTTATTGAGTATTTGGAGTATCAATCAAACTCCAAGGCTAGAAGAAATTAATGCAGACAGGATATTGTCCCAATCTAAAAGTTTGAACTAATGATACCAAATTcaataaagataatatctttGTTTGgtttttaataatataagattgattattattattagtattatttgaGTTTTATCTTTTATCTTACACATGAATATTTTGTAATATCTTCTTAGTTGATTTAGTTTTCACTTAACTCACTGTATCTACTTTATCTTGATGGCTTGGATTATTAAACTTAACTTTAATCAACTTTATTTTTTCTTCAATACTTGATTTAAGGCCACAAATAAAATAgggaaatatatcaaaagattttgAAGAATGGTATGTCTCAATAATTATTAAAGGAAGACATgtagaataattattaaacaaataTTGATTTATCACCATCTTTCTCTCAATCTCAGCTATATTACCATACGTTATACATATTAAGATCATATCCCATCATAATTTAGTAGGACTTCTGATTTTATTAACACTCTCCTAATTAATCTTTTTAACATAAAGTGTAATTAATATTGTAATACTCATTTTTCCTATAGTTAGGATAGGGGTATGTCTTGCAAGCCTAAGCCTGCCTATCTATGCATGATGGCGGATCCATCTCCTAGTATGCTTCCATATATAGAACCTAAGGTGTTTTGATTAGTTGTTAGgttattatgatgaaaattaaaataaaaattaaaacctTAAAAAGTTATCTCTATCACATATAATTGAATATGTAGCTTCTTATTAGTTGTATAAGGATGAGACAAGATTATTAATTGCAAGCTTATCTATTTCTACATCTTATCTATGATCCATATAGGTTTGAGTAGTTTTGAGGGCTTCGATGAGATATCTCCGCATCATTTAAACCAgctaaaataaaagataattctCTTGAAGGCCTTAATTTCCTCCATGACATTTTGAAGAGACATCTTGAAGATGTGCTAAATTTTGGTGGATTAGTGGCGGATTAGTGGGGCTCAAATCTTATA
Coding sequences within:
- the LOC135651742 gene encoding transcription factor MYB30-like; amino-acid sequence: MVRAPCCEKMGLKRGSWTPEEDQILVAYIRQHGHGNWRALPKQAGLLRCGKSCRLRWVNYLRPDIKRGNFTKEEEETIIRLHEDYGNRWSAIATKLPGRTDNEIKNVWHTHLKKLVSPSMPSTPVKKKTKKKSSEPITTMPPDTGSENTGCRFMSVSPEQSPCDFSSCATDSSTESGEISDGGKEGSFCSEKFSEIDESFWLEEWSMDDRAASVSFTGLAIPPSPSIGEQLDLLGASDSGDKDFWLRVFMGAGDLQELSQI